One window of Strix aluco isolate bStrAlu1 chromosome 24, bStrAlu1.hap1, whole genome shotgun sequence genomic DNA carries:
- the ZNF652 gene encoding zinc finger protein 652: MSQTANSCQQLVENCAAHVAGMAQEDSRRGQVPPTFYHGASQELDLSTKVYKRESGSPYSVLVDSKMSKPHLHEREEQPYFRENRTVGEVRAVKEDRENSDDSEEEEEEEDEVTYKREQIIVEVNLNNQTLNVSKGEKGVPSQSKETAVLKTSSEEEEGDSGEEATEDSDDYEENERQKKKEKRVEKVSVAQRRTRRAASAAAATTSPSPRTTRGRRKSVEPPKRKKKAAKEPKAPVQKSKCEEKETLTCEKCPRVFNTRWYLEKHMNVTHRRMQICDKCGKKFVLESELSLHQQTDCEKNIQCVSCNKSFKKLWSLHEHTKIVHGYAEKKFSCEICEKKFYTMAHVRKHMVAHTKDMPFTCETCGKSFKRSMSLKVHSLQHSGEKPFRCENCDERFQYKYQLRSHMSIHIGHKQFMCQWCGKDFNMKQYFDEHMKTHTGEKPFICEICGKSFTSRPNMKRHRRTHTGEKPYPCDVCGQRFRFSNMLKAHKEKCFRVTSPVNVSTAVQIPLSTTSPATTVPAVVNTPITPTPPINLNPVSTLPPRPIPHPYSHLHLHPHPHHPHHLPVPPVPHLPPPPALFKSEPLNHRGQSEDNFLRHLAEKTSSAQHH, from the exons ATGAGTCAAACAGCCAATTCTTGCCAACAGTTGGTTGAAAACTGTGCCGCGCATGTAGCAGGGATGGCGCAAGAGGACAGTCGCCGTGGTCAAGTGCCACCCACGTTTTATCATGGTGCCAGCCAGGAACTTGATCTGTCCACCAAAGTGTACAAGAGAGAGTCAGGAAGTCCTTACTCTGTGTTGGTGGACAGCAAAATGAGTAAACCACATCTCCATGAAAGAGAGGAGCAGCCATATTTCAGGGAGAACAGAACGGTAGGAGAGGTCCGGGCTgtgaaagaagatagagaaaaCTCTGACGactctgaggaggaagaggaggaggaagatgaagtgACTTACAAAAGGGAGCAGATTATAGTAGAGGTAAACCTTAACAACCAAACATTAAATGTATCAAAAGGGGAGAAGGGTGTCCCCTCCCAGTCCAAAGAGACTGCTGTTCTTAAGACcagcagtgaggaagaggagggtgacAGTGGGGAAGAGGCCACTGAAGACAGTGATGATTATGAGGAAAatgagaggcagaagaaaaaagagaaaagagtggaaaaagtTAGTGTTGCACAAAGGAGAACAAGGAGAGCTGCATCTGCTGCAGCAGCCACAACTTCCCCATCACCCAGAACTACAAGGGGTCGTAGAAAGAGTGTGGAGCCCCCCAAGCGTAAGAAGAAAGCTGCAAAGGAGCCCAAGGCACCTGTGCAGAAATCAAAGTGTGAAGAGAAGGAGACTTTAACCTGTGAGAAGTGCCCCAGGGTGTTTAACACACGCTGGTACCTGGAGAAGCACATGAACGTCACTCACAGGCGCATGCAGATCTGCGACAAATGTGGGAAGAAATTTGTTCTAGAAAGTGAGCTGTCCCTTCACCAGCAAACagactgtgaaaaaaatatcCAG TGCGTTTCCTGTAATAAATCATTCAAGAAGCTCTGGTCCCTCCATGAACATACCAAGATTGTCCACGGATATGCAGAAAAGAAATTCTCTTGTGAGATTTGCGAAAAAAAGTTTTACACCATGGCCCACGTGCGGAAACATATGGTTG CACACACAAAGGATATGCCATTTACATGTGAAACCTGTGGAAAATCATTCAAACGCAGTATGTCTCTCAAAGTACATTCCCTACAGCATTCTGGAGAGAAACCTTTCAGATGCGAG AACTGTGATGAGAGGTTTCAGTACAAGTACCAGCTGCGTTCCCACATGAGCATCCACATTGGGCACAAACAGTTCATGTGCCAGTGGTGTGGCAAAGACTTCAACATGAAACAGTACTTTGATGAGCACATGAAAACACACACTG GAGAGAAGCCCTTTATCTGTGAAAtctgtgggaagagcttcaccAGCCGCCCAAACATGAAGAGACATCGCAGAActcacacaggagagaagccctACCCATGTGATGTGTGTGGCCAGCGATTTCGCTTCTCCAACATGCTCAAGGCACACAAGGAGAAGTGCTTCCGTGTTACCAGCCCCGTCAACGTGTCAACTGCTGTCCAGATCCCGCTGTCCACGACTTCTCCTGCCACCACAGTCCCTGCTGTAGTGAACACACCCATCACCCCAACTCCACCTATCAACCTGAACCCAGTGAGCACACTTCCTCCACGCCCCATTCCCCACCCATATTCACACCTTCACCTACATCCTCATCCTCACCATCCACATCATCTCCCGGTTCCCCCAGTTCCTCATTTACCCCCTCCTCCAGCTCTTTTTAAGAGTGAGCCTTTAAATCACAGAGGCCAGAGTGAGGACAACTTTCTGCGACACCTGGCAGAAAAAACCAGTTCAGCACAGCACCACTAA
- the PHOSPHO1 gene encoding phosphoethanolamine/phosphocholine phosphatase isoform X1 produces the protein MKRCCEGVGLPCLFKGVGMASPRPPKYLLVFDFDETIINENSDDSIVRAAPGQALPEHIRQTFREGFYNEYMQRVLAYMGDQGVKMGDFKTVYENIPLSPGMPDLFQFLSKNHELFEIILISDANMFGIECNLRAAGFYSLFRKIFSNPSGFDKRGYFTLGPYHSHKCLDCPANMCKRKILTEYLAERAQEEVEFERVFYVGDGANDFCPSVTLTSADVAFPRKGYPMHRMTQEMEKKQPGTFQATVVPWESAAEVARYLQEILKKKC, from the exons ATGAAAAGGTGCTGCGAGGGCGTTGGGCTGCCATGCCTGTTTAAG GGTGTTGGTATGGCCAGCCCCCGGCCTCCCAAATATCTCCTCGTCTTCGATTTCGACGAGACCATCATCAATGAGAACAGCGATGACTCCATCGTCCGAGCAGCGCCGGGGCAGGCGCTTCCAGAGCACATCCGACAGACCTTCCGCGAGGGCTTCTACAACGAGTACATGCAGCGCGTCCTGGCGTACATGGGGGACCAGGGGGTCAAGATGGGGGACTTCAAGACTGTCTACGAGAACATTCCCCTGTCCCCCGGCATGCCGGACCTCTTCCAGTTCCTCTCCAAGAACCACGAGCTCTTCGAGATCATCCTCATCTCTGATGCCAACATGTTTGGCATCGAATGCAATCTGAGGGCAGCTGGTTTCTACTCCCTCTTCCGCAAGATTTTCAGCAACCCATCCGGCTTTgacaagagggggtacttcaccTTGGGGCCCTACCACAGCCACAAGTGCCTTGACTGCCCGGCCAACATGTGCAAACGCAAAATCCTAACAGAGTACCTGGCGGAAAGAGCCCAGGAGGAGGTGGAGTTCGAGAGGGTCTTCTACGTCGGAGATGGTGCCAATGACTTCTGCCCTTCCGTGACTTTGACTTCAGCTGATGTGGCTTTCCCGCGGAAGGGCTACCCCATGCACCGGATGACCCAAGAGATGGAGAAGAAGCAGCCTGGAACCTTCCAGGCCACTGTCGTCCCGTGGGAGTCAGCTGCGGAAGTTGCCCGCTATCTCCAGGAGATCCTCAAGAAGAAGTGTTGA
- the PHOSPHO1 gene encoding phosphoethanolamine/phosphocholine phosphatase isoform X2 → MASPRPPKYLLVFDFDETIINENSDDSIVRAAPGQALPEHIRQTFREGFYNEYMQRVLAYMGDQGVKMGDFKTVYENIPLSPGMPDLFQFLSKNHELFEIILISDANMFGIECNLRAAGFYSLFRKIFSNPSGFDKRGYFTLGPYHSHKCLDCPANMCKRKILTEYLAERAQEEVEFERVFYVGDGANDFCPSVTLTSADVAFPRKGYPMHRMTQEMEKKQPGTFQATVVPWESAAEVARYLQEILKKKC, encoded by the coding sequence ATGGCCAGCCCCCGGCCTCCCAAATATCTCCTCGTCTTCGATTTCGACGAGACCATCATCAATGAGAACAGCGATGACTCCATCGTCCGAGCAGCGCCGGGGCAGGCGCTTCCAGAGCACATCCGACAGACCTTCCGCGAGGGCTTCTACAACGAGTACATGCAGCGCGTCCTGGCGTACATGGGGGACCAGGGGGTCAAGATGGGGGACTTCAAGACTGTCTACGAGAACATTCCCCTGTCCCCCGGCATGCCGGACCTCTTCCAGTTCCTCTCCAAGAACCACGAGCTCTTCGAGATCATCCTCATCTCTGATGCCAACATGTTTGGCATCGAATGCAATCTGAGGGCAGCTGGTTTCTACTCCCTCTTCCGCAAGATTTTCAGCAACCCATCCGGCTTTgacaagagggggtacttcaccTTGGGGCCCTACCACAGCCACAAGTGCCTTGACTGCCCGGCCAACATGTGCAAACGCAAAATCCTAACAGAGTACCTGGCGGAAAGAGCCCAGGAGGAGGTGGAGTTCGAGAGGGTCTTCTACGTCGGAGATGGTGCCAATGACTTCTGCCCTTCCGTGACTTTGACTTCAGCTGATGTGGCTTTCCCGCGGAAGGGCTACCCCATGCACCGGATGACCCAAGAGATGGAGAAGAAGCAGCCTGGAACCTTCCAGGCCACTGTCGTCCCGTGGGAGTCAGCTGCGGAAGTTGCCCGCTATCTCCAGGAGATCCTCAAGAAGAAGTGTTGA
- the ABI3 gene encoding ABI gene family member 3 isoform X1, which produces MALSTQSLASVTYQVSSLATAFLRLLDLQAAELRKVEADVGCVAQRVDMHKEKVSRREIGSLTVNKRFPSYQKIMAPPSPPCLEPYYRKPLNFNVLDDIGHGIKDHSTQLSRTGTLARKGIKSAVQAVGTLGRSTRVPEPIQPPVVPEGKLSAASSTSSLISVSSSGAPAAPGEGVLPPPPLPSLPGPSPPPAAAVLPPPPLPGDLPPPGHLAVPPLDFMPPASDDLEPPPPPPPPALPNFEDLALPPPPATEDPPWVPESYLEKVVALYPYTQQKDNELSFQPGALLFVTRRYSDGWCEGVMGEEAGFFPGNYVEPF; this is translated from the exons ATGGCGCTGAGCACGCAGTCCCTGGCCAGCGTGACGTACCAGGTCAGCAGCCTGGCCACCGCCTTCCTCCGGCTGCTGGACCTGCAGGCGGCCGAGCTGCGGAAGGTGGAGGCCGATGTTGGCTGCGTGGCCCAG AGGGTCGACATGCACAAGGAGAAGGTGTCTCGCCGGGAGATCGGCTCGTTGACCGTCAACAAGAGGTTCCCGTCCTACCAGAAGATCatggccccccccagcccgcccTGCCTGGAGCCCTACTACAGGAAACCCCTCAACTTCAACGTCCTGGATGACATCGGCCACGGAATAAAG GACCACAGCACCCAGCTGTCCCGCACGGGCACCCTGGCTCGGAAGGGGATCAAGTCGGCGGTGCAGGCCGTGGGCACCCTGGG GAGAAGCACCCGCGTCCCCGAGCCCATCCAGCCGCCCGTGGTCCCCGAGGGGAAGCTCTCTGCGGCCTCCTCCACCTCCTCGCTGATATCCGTCAG CTCTAGCGGAGCGCCGGCAGCCCCCGGTGAAGGcgtcctccccccgccgccgctgccctccCTGCCGGGGCCATCGCCACCGCCCGCAGCTGCTGTCCTGCCACCCCCCCCTCTCCCAGGGGACCTGCCCCCACCAGGGCATCTGGCTGTACCCCCCCTGGACTTCATGCCCCCAG CCTCCGATGACCTTgagccgccaccgccgccgccaccaccagCTTTGCCCAACTTTGAGGATTTGGCCCTGCCACCACCACCCGCCACAGAGGACCCCCCCTGGGTCCCGGAGAGCTACCTGGAGAAAG TGGTGGCCCTCTACCCCTACACGCAGCAGAAGGACAACGAGCTCTCCTTCCAGCCCGGCGCCCTCCTCTTCGTCACGCGGCGCTACTCGGATGGCTGGTGCGAGGGTGTCATGGGCGAGGAAGCAGGTTTCTTCCCCGGCAATTACGTGGAGCCCTTCTGA
- the ABI3 gene encoding ABI gene family member 3 isoform X2, with translation MSELEQLQQRDIPAGRQVLRDHHCNLHRVADYCESNYLQASDKRKALEETMALSTQSLASVTYQVSSLATAFLRLLDLQAAELRKVEADVGCVAQRVDMHKEKVSRREIGSLTVNKRFPSYQKIMAPPSPPCLEPYYRKPLNFNVLDDIGHGIKDHSTQLSRTGTLARKGIKSAVQAVGTLGRSTRVPEPIQPPVVPEGKLSAASSTSSLISVSSSGAPAAPGEGVLPPPPLPSLPGPSPPPAAAVLPPPPLPGDLPPPGHLAVPPLDFMPPASDDLEPPPPPPPPALPNFEDLALPPPPATEDPPWVPESYLEKVVALYPYTQQKDNELSFQPGALLFVTRRYSDGWCEGVMGEEAGFFPGNYVEPF, from the exons ATGTCggagctggagcagctgcagcagcgcGACATCCCGGCAGGCCGGCAGGTCCTGCGCGACCACCACTGCAACCTCCACAGGGTCGCTGACTACTGCGAGAGCAACTACCTGCAG GCGAGCGACAAGCGGAAGGCGCTGGAGGAGACGATGGCGCTGAGCACGCAGTCCCTGGCCAGCGTGACGTACCAGGTCAGCAGCCTGGCCACCGCCTTCCTCCGGCTGCTGGACCTGCAGGCGGCCGAGCTGCGGAAGGTGGAGGCCGATGTTGGCTGCGTGGCCCAG AGGGTCGACATGCACAAGGAGAAGGTGTCTCGCCGGGAGATCGGCTCGTTGACCGTCAACAAGAGGTTCCCGTCCTACCAGAAGATCatggccccccccagcccgcccTGCCTGGAGCCCTACTACAGGAAACCCCTCAACTTCAACGTCCTGGATGACATCGGCCACGGAATAAAG GACCACAGCACCCAGCTGTCCCGCACGGGCACCCTGGCTCGGAAGGGGATCAAGTCGGCGGTGCAGGCCGTGGGCACCCTGGG GAGAAGCACCCGCGTCCCCGAGCCCATCCAGCCGCCCGTGGTCCCCGAGGGGAAGCTCTCTGCGGCCTCCTCCACCTCCTCGCTGATATCCGTCAG CTCTAGCGGAGCGCCGGCAGCCCCCGGTGAAGGcgtcctccccccgccgccgctgccctccCTGCCGGGGCCATCGCCACCGCCCGCAGCTGCTGTCCTGCCACCCCCCCCTCTCCCAGGGGACCTGCCCCCACCAGGGCATCTGGCTGTACCCCCCCTGGACTTCATGCCCCCAG CCTCCGATGACCTTgagccgccaccgccgccgccaccaccagCTTTGCCCAACTTTGAGGATTTGGCCCTGCCACCACCACCCGCCACAGAGGACCCCCCCTGGGTCCCGGAGAGCTACCTGGAGAAAG TGGTGGCCCTCTACCCCTACACGCAGCAGAAGGACAACGAGCTCTCCTTCCAGCCCGGCGCCCTCCTCTTCGTCACGCGGCGCTACTCGGATGGCTGGTGCGAGGGTGTCATGGGCGAGGAAGCAGGTTTCTTCCCCGGCAATTACGTGGAGCCCTTCTGA
- the GNGT2 gene encoding guanine nucleotide-binding protein G(I)/G(S)/G(O) subunit gamma-T2 — protein sequence MAQDMTEKELLKMELDQLKKEVKNERQMVSKTGKEIKEYIESMAGEDPLLKGVPEDKNPFKEKGGCTIS from the exons ATGGCTCAGGACATGACAGAGAAGGAGCTGCTGAAGATGGAGCTGGATCAGCTGAAGAAGGAGGTGAAGAACGAGAGGCAAATG GTCTCCAAGACCGGCAAAGAGATCAAGGAGTACATCGAGTCCATGGCAGGCGAGGACCCACTGCTGAAAGGAGTCCCCGAGGACAAGAACCCCTTTAAGGAGAAGGGTGGCTGTACAATAAGTTGA